A stretch of the Bradyrhizobium sp. CCBAU 53351 genome encodes the following:
- the tcuA gene encoding FAD-dependent tricarballylate dehydrogenase TcuA — protein MNSKYDVLVIGGGNAALCAAIAARRGGASVLVLEGAPKFYRGGNTRHTRNMRCAHDAATEILTGPYTEEEFWEDLLRVTGGQTDEVLARHMIRESKDILNWIVEQGVRWQPSLGGTLSLGRTNSFFLGGGRAMLNALYLTAERLGVDVEYDAEVTDLVIEDGMFLAARLKRPVKGATEIRATSLVAAAGGFEANIEWLKQYWGEAADNFLIRGTPYNRGSILKMLLDKGVQEVGDPTQCHAVAIDARAPKFDGGIITRHDSVVFGIVVNKHAQRFYDEGEDIWPKRYAIWGRLVAAQPDQIAYIIFDSTVVTSFMPTLFPPIAGQTIAELAGKLELDPAALEKTITEFNAAVRPGTFDHTILDDCVTEGITPPKTHWARKIETPPYLAYPVRPGITFTYLGTRVTKEARMLMADGKPSANMFAAGEIMAGNVLGKGYAAGMGMTIGSVFGRIAGREAARHAKN, from the coding sequence ATGAACAGCAAATACGACGTGCTGGTGATCGGCGGCGGCAACGCGGCGCTGTGCGCGGCGATCGCGGCGCGGCGCGGCGGCGCGTCCGTGCTGGTGCTCGAAGGCGCGCCAAAGTTCTACCGTGGCGGCAACACGCGCCATACCCGCAATATGCGCTGCGCCCACGACGCCGCCACCGAAATCCTGACCGGCCCTTACACCGAAGAGGAGTTTTGGGAGGATCTGCTGCGCGTCACCGGCGGGCAGACCGACGAGGTGCTCGCCCGCCACATGATCCGGGAGTCCAAGGACATCCTGAACTGGATCGTGGAGCAAGGTGTGCGTTGGCAGCCCTCACTCGGCGGCACGCTGAGCCTCGGCCGGACCAACTCCTTCTTCCTCGGCGGCGGCCGCGCGATGCTGAACGCGCTGTACCTGACCGCGGAGCGGCTCGGTGTCGACGTCGAATACGATGCCGAGGTCACCGATCTCGTGATCGAGGACGGCATGTTCCTGGCCGCGCGCCTCAAGCGGCCGGTCAAGGGTGCGACCGAGATCCGCGCGACTTCGTTGGTCGCTGCCGCCGGCGGGTTCGAAGCCAACATCGAATGGCTGAAGCAATATTGGGGCGAGGCCGCCGACAATTTCCTGATCCGCGGCACGCCCTATAACCGCGGCTCGATCCTGAAGATGCTGCTCGACAAGGGCGTGCAGGAGGTTGGCGATCCCACCCAGTGTCATGCGGTCGCGATCGATGCCCGCGCGCCGAAATTCGACGGCGGCATCATCACGCGGCACGACTCCGTCGTGTTCGGCATCGTCGTCAACAAGCACGCGCAGCGATTCTACGACGAAGGCGAGGACATCTGGCCGAAGCGCTATGCGATCTGGGGCCGGCTGGTCGCGGCGCAGCCCGATCAGATCGCCTACATCATCTTCGATTCCACGGTCGTCACCAGTTTCATGCCGACCTTGTTCCCGCCGATCGCCGGGCAAACAATTGCCGAGCTTGCCGGCAAGCTCGAGCTCGATCCGGCTGCGCTGGAAAAGACCATCACAGAATTCAACGCCGCGGTGCGGCCCGGCACCTTCGACCACACCATCCTGGATGATTGCGTGACCGAGGGCATCACGCCACCCAAGACCCACTGGGCGCGCAAGATCGAGACGCCGCCTTATCTCGCTTATCCGGTGCGGCCTGGCATCACCTTCACCTATCTCGGCACGCGCGTAACCAAAGAAGCGCGGATGCTGATGGCTGACGGCAAGCCCTCCGCCAACATGTTCGCTGCCGGTGAGATCATGGCCGGCAACGTGCTCGGCAAGGGCTATGCCGCCGGCATGGGCATGACCATCGGCAGTGTGTTCGGACGGATCGCAGGCCGGGAAGCGGCACGTCATGCGAAAAACTAG